The stretch of DNA GTGTGCTGGTAATGCATGGTTCTGTAGACCCGTATAACGCAAAAACCCTGCGCTCCACTATGGGATCGATATTTCATGTGCCTATATTACCTGTTTTGAAGCCGGAAGTGTTACTGTCCCAATTGCCTGCGGCCGGCTGGCGGCTGGTGGTGGGCGAGCCCGCTGCCGTTAAGCTTATCCACCAGTGTGATTTGACCGGCCGGGTGGTGCTGGCTGTGGGCAGTGAGGCCGATGGTGTGTCCGATGCAGTGCACCGTGCCGCCGGGGAAAGGGTAAGCATTCCCATGCCGGGCCGAGCCGAGTCCCTGAATGCCGGCGTGGCTGCCGGAATTATGCTTTATGAGGCGGTGCGCCAGAGAACCCGTTAAAACCTTACTTGTTTTAAAAACGGCCATATGATATAATCGTGTCTAATAAAGGTCCCCAAAAAATGAGGGAAAGGTTGTGGTTAAATGTTTTTAACCGCCGATTTTTTTTGGAGGCTGTTTGAATCAACGGGTTCCATCCGGGCATACATGCTGTACAGAAGACTTATTGTCCACTAGTGCAGTTAGATATATAAACGGTAATGAAGGGGATAAGTAAGCGGCTATTTGCCTTCCAGGGAGACGGGGCCATGGACTGAGAGCCTCATTAAGCGCAATCCGCCTAAATTCACCCCGGAACTGCAGCTGAACGCTTTCTCCAGTAGGTGTAGCCGGATTCCCGCCGTTACCGGGAGCCGGGCAGATTTTATCAGTGCCCGGGCCAAGTGGTTGAGCTTTAATGCACGAAATTAGGGTGGTACCGCGGATTAATCCGTCCCTTGGGGCGGTTTTTTATTTTGTCTACATAAGATGGGAATAATAGGAGCAATTGTTATATCTTTAGAGGGGGATTAATTTATGCAGGAAAAATTAAAAAATATTTTATCCGAGGCGCAACAGGTGTTGGCTCAGGCAAACGACCTGGAAGAATTAAACAACATTCGTGTGCGCTATTTAGGTAAAAAGGGGCTGTTAACGGGCGTGCTGCGGGGTATGGGCGCCCTTTCCGCCGAGGAACGGCCTAAAATAGGCCAGCTGGCCAATGAAGTGCGCTCCCAAATAGATGAGATACTTGAACGTCGCATAACTGAAATCAAGGAAAAAAATAAATTAGTACAGCTAGAGAGCGAAAGAATTGACGTTACGCTGCCCGGCACCACCTTTATGGCGGGGCGCAGGCATCCGCTAACAGTTATCCAGGAGGAAATAGAAGATATTTTCCTGGGCATGGGTTACACCATCGAAGAAGGCCCGGAAATTGAATCGGATTTTTATAATTTTGAGGCGCTGAATTTACCCAAGGATCACCCGGCCCGGGATATGCAGGATTCATTTTTCATCAGCCCCGAGGTGCTGCTGCGCACCCATACCTCCCCAGTACAGGTGCGCACAATGGAGCGGACCGCCCCGGGGCTGCCGGTACGCATTATCGCTCCGGGGCGGGTATACCGCCGGGATGACGATGCAACTCACTCGCCTATGTTCAACCAGGTG from Desulfoscipio gibsoniae DSM 7213 encodes:
- the pheS gene encoding phenylalanine--tRNA ligase subunit alpha is translated as MQEKLKNILSEAQQVLAQANDLEELNNIRVRYLGKKGLLTGVLRGMGALSAEERPKIGQLANEVRSQIDEILERRITEIKEKNKLVQLESERIDVTLPGTTFMAGRRHPLTVIQEEIEDIFLGMGYTIEEGPEIESDFYNFEALNLPKDHPARDMQDSFFISPEVLLRTHTSPVQVRTMERTAPGLPVRIIAPGRVYRRDDDATHSPMFNQVEGLVVDRRVTFADLKGTLQAFVEKMFGLTTKTRFRSSFFPFTEPSAEVDISCVMCGGQGCRVCSHSGWLEILGCGMVHPRVLEVSGYNPEEVSGFAFGMGVERITMLKYGIDDLRLLFENDLRFLAQF
- a CDS encoding YqzL family protein, producing the protein MFLTADFFWRLFESTGSIRAYMLYRRLIVH